The proteins below come from a single uncultured Carboxylicivirga sp. genomic window:
- a CDS encoding sodium:solute symporter, translated as MMNPILVVSIIAAYFAVLITISILTSKKADNDAFFRGNKQSPWYIVSIGMIGASLSGVTFISVPGWVGSTGLTYMQMVMGYFLGYLVIAHILLPLYYKLNLTSIYSYLEDRFGFWSYKSGAVLFLLSRTIGASARLYLVANVLQLTIFDAFNIPFEATVLVTILLIWLYTFKGGIKTIIWTDTLQTLFMLLSVGITVVVITKSMNLTFGSMISTITQSDYSKIFVFDDWTSKQHFIKQFFSGAFITIVMTGLDQDMMQKNLTCRNLKDAQKNMHWYGFSFVPVNLLFLGLGVLLYTFANNQGIAIPDHADNLFPTIATGGYLPQIVGVFFILGLVAAAYSSADSALTSLTTSFSVDIIGLKNKSEQKAKRTRFIVHIGFSFLLALVILLFRVFNDDSIISTIFNLAGYTYGPLLGLYAFGLFTSLKVKDKWVPLIAIIAPVCVGILDFNAKEWFGVVLGYEKLILNGFITYFGLLLIALPKNQKLPAK; from the coding sequence ATGATGAATCCCATACTAGTCGTATCTATCATAGCAGCCTATTTTGCTGTACTAATTACCATATCAATCCTAACCAGTAAAAAAGCCGACAATGATGCTTTTTTCAGGGGTAATAAACAATCGCCCTGGTACATTGTATCCATAGGTATGATCGGTGCTTCGTTATCGGGGGTTACCTTTATTTCGGTACCCGGATGGGTAGGTTCAACCGGATTAACCTATATGCAAATGGTAATGGGGTATTTTTTAGGATACCTGGTAATTGCCCACATTTTACTCCCTTTGTACTACAAGCTTAATCTTACTTCGATTTATTCCTACCTCGAAGATAGATTTGGCTTTTGGTCGTATAAATCAGGAGCAGTTTTATTTTTGCTATCGCGAACCATTGGTGCATCGGCTCGCTTGTATTTGGTAGCCAATGTGCTTCAACTTACCATTTTTGATGCTTTCAATATACCCTTTGAAGCCACTGTATTGGTTACCATTTTACTTATCTGGCTGTATACTTTTAAGGGAGGAATCAAAACCATCATCTGGACCGACACTTTACAAACACTCTTTATGTTGTTGAGTGTAGGCATTACCGTGGTAGTTATTACCAAAAGCATGAATCTTACTTTTGGCAGCATGATTTCAACCATAACGCAAAGCGACTACTCTAAAATATTTGTATTTGATGACTGGACTTCGAAACAGCATTTTATCAAACAGTTTTTCTCTGGTGCATTTATCACCATTGTAATGACAGGATTGGATCAGGATATGATGCAAAAGAATCTTACATGTCGTAATCTTAAAGATGCTCAAAAAAATATGCACTGGTATGGTTTTTCGTTTGTACCGGTTAACCTCCTTTTTTTAGGACTGGGTGTTTTGCTGTATACATTTGCTAACAATCAAGGAATTGCAATACCTGACCATGCAGACAATTTATTTCCCACCATCGCTACGGGCGGATATCTACCTCAAATAGTGGGTGTCTTTTTTATTTTAGGATTGGTTGCTGCCGCTTATTCCAGTGCCGATTCCGCTCTTACATCGTTAACCACTTCATTTTCTGTTGATATTATTGGACTCAAAAACAAATCAGAACAGAAGGCTAAGCGCACCCGATTTATAGTACACATTGGTTTTAGTTTTTTGCTGGCCTTGGTTATATTACTCTTCCGTGTTTTTAACGACGATAGTATAATCAGTACCATCTTTAATCTGGCCGGATACACCTATGGGCCTTTGCTAGGTTTATATGCTTTTGGATTATTTACATCATTAAAAGTAAAAGACAAATGGGTTCCTCTTATTGCGATTATTGCTCCCGTTTGCGTTGGAATTTTAGATTTCAACGCAAAAGAGTGGTTTGGAGTAGTATTAGGATATGAAAAGCTGATACTAAACGGGTTTATTACCTATTTTGGATTATTGTTGATTGCCTTGCCTAAAAACCAAAAACTCCCCGCTAAATAG
- a CDS encoding glycosyltransferase has product MSKNYLDLSIIIVSYNSWEFLDLTLFSMQQAIKDLEAEVIVVDNASAVSIAEKVAHSYPFVKVIANNQNLGFAKANNRGLQLAKGKVAVLVNPDVIVAEDTFCNVLNYYQSNDKAGALGVRMINGEGRFLKESKRGIPTPFTSFCKIMGLTALFPSSKLLARYYHGDLDEKNDHDVEILSGAFLAQQRDKKGQFQYLEEQYFMYGEDIDLSYTILQKGNNRYLGSSPIIHFKGKSTVTDKNIYRYFYQSMWIFYRKYFYKRRLFLLNGLIWLAINGIQRLKIALLSFKQKSEPFREAPKYRNIAFIGTDATLVDKLQIRYTSEIKRVDRWDEAIGFDLIILDLKTMALKDLITIVDKCGQVPYVYVAPSRKYIIQNNLVNGKGQVVLL; this is encoded by the coding sequence ATGAGTAAAAATTACCTTGATCTTTCGATTATTATTGTTAGCTATAATTCGTGGGAGTTTCTCGATCTTACCTTGTTTTCAATGCAACAGGCTATAAAAGATCTGGAAGCTGAAGTGATTGTGGTTGATAATGCATCGGCTGTTTCAATAGCTGAGAAGGTGGCTCATTCTTATCCATTCGTAAAAGTAATTGCTAACAATCAGAACCTCGGATTTGCAAAAGCCAATAATAGAGGTTTACAATTGGCCAAAGGTAAAGTAGCTGTTTTGGTAAATCCCGATGTAATTGTAGCGGAAGATACATTCTGCAATGTGCTCAATTACTATCAAAGCAATGATAAGGCAGGTGCATTAGGGGTAAGAATGATTAATGGCGAAGGTCGTTTTTTGAAGGAATCCAAAAGAGGCATTCCAACGCCATTTACTTCGTTTTGTAAAATAATGGGATTAACGGCACTTTTCCCTTCTTCAAAATTATTAGCTCGTTATTATCATGGTGATCTGGATGAGAAGAACGATCATGATGTAGAGATTTTGTCGGGTGCTTTCTTGGCTCAGCAACGCGATAAAAAAGGACAGTTTCAATATCTCGAGGAGCAGTATTTTATGTATGGCGAGGATATTGATTTGTCGTATACCATCCTTCAAAAAGGAAATAACCGCTATTTAGGTAGCAGTCCCATCATTCATTTTAAAGGAAAATCAACCGTTACGGATAAAAATATTTACCGGTATTTTTATCAATCGATGTGGATCTTTTATCGAAAGTATTTCTATAAAAGGCGTTTATTTCTTTTAAATGGATTAATATGGTTAGCGATAAATGGTATTCAGAGATTAAAAATAGCACTACTGTCTTTTAAACAAAAAAGCGAACCGTTTCGTGAAGCACCTAAATACCGTAACATTGCATTTATAGGAACAGATGCAACCTTAGTTGATAAATTACAAATAAGATATACTTCAGAAATAAAAAGAGTTGATCGTTGGGATGAAGCTATAGGCTTTGATCTTATCATACTGGATTTAAAAACGATGGCTCTAAAAGATTTGATAACTATTGTTGATAAGTGTGGGCAAGTGCCTTATGTTTATGT
- a CDS encoding hydrolase, whose product MLIAVDFDGTIVEHKYPAIGKEKIFAFQTLKALQTQGHLLVLWTIRSGKLLDEAVEYCRKNGVEFYAVNRTYPEEVLDDSMSRKVNADIFIDDRNVGGFLGWGEIWQQLNKNASQQEKEQFRNNYNRARRKTFCGFLQHLFCSNEY is encoded by the coding sequence ATGCTTATAGCTGTAGATTTTGACGGTACTATAGTAGAACATAAATATCCAGCCATTGGAAAAGAAAAGATTTTTGCTTTTCAAACCTTAAAGGCATTGCAAACACAAGGACATTTACTCGTGCTGTGGACAATCAGATCAGGTAAACTGCTGGATGAGGCAGTGGAATATTGCCGAAAAAATGGGGTAGAGTTTTATGCGGTAAACCGAACTTATCCCGAGGAAGTATTGGATGATTCGATGAGTAGAAAAGTAAATGCCGATATTTTTATCGATGATCGAAATGTGGGCGGTTTTCTAGGTTGGGGCGAAATATGGCAACAGTTAAATAAAAATGCTTCCCAACAAGAGAAGGAACAATTTAGAAATAACTATAACCGCGCACGTCGAAAAACTTTTTGTGGATTTCTACAGCATTTGTTTTGCAGCAACGAATACTAA
- the recR gene encoding recombination mediator RecR produces MTSASYPSKLLEVAVNEFSKLPGIGRKTALRLVLHLLKQDKETVFKFSDSIHLMREEIMYCKSCHNISDSETCHICADTNRNHELICVVESIRDVMAIENTQQFDGVYHVLGGVISPMDGIGPDDLTIGPLEEKMKEGGVSEIVFALSTTMEGDTTNFYLFKKFEKYGIKMTTIARGVSIGDELEYTDEVTLGRSLVNRLPFENTL; encoded by the coding sequence ATGACCTCAGCCTCTTATCCATCGAAATTACTAGAAGTGGCAGTTAACGAATTTTCAAAACTGCCTGGGATTGGCCGCAAAACAGCTTTGCGTTTGGTGCTGCATCTTCTTAAACAGGATAAAGAAACGGTATTTAAATTCTCTGATTCGATCCACTTGATGCGCGAAGAAATCATGTACTGTAAGAGCTGTCATAATATCTCTGATAGCGAAACCTGCCATATTTGTGCAGATACCAATCGTAATCACGAATTAATTTGCGTGGTGGAAAGTATTCGGGATGTGATGGCCATTGAAAATACCCAACAATTCGATGGAGTGTATCATGTGCTGGGTGGCGTTATTTCTCCAATGGATGGTATTGGCCCCGATGATCTGACAATTGGTCCACTTGAAGAAAAAATGAAAGAAGGAGGTGTCTCTGAAATTGTTTTTGCATTAAGCACTACTATGGAGGGAGATACAACCAACTTTTATTTATTCAAGAAATTTGAGAAATACGGTATTAAGATGACAACCATTGCCCGGGGTGTATCCATTGGCGATGAATTGGAGTATACCGATGAGGTTACGTTGGGCCGATCGCTGGTGAACCGATTACCATTTGAAAACACTTTGTAA